A genomic segment from Tuwongella immobilis encodes:
- a CDS encoding glycosyltransferase family 2 protein, whose product MRWLTAIPVYNEAKTVERVLAEVKKYSPDILCINDGSSDGTADILERQTGIHLVHHPKNRGYGAALITAFDYLLQHDYDVLVTMDCDGQHEPNRIPVLLEAMHSDIDIVSSSRYLRDFRQDTPAPTDRRFINRQITEEINERYGLNITDAFCGFKAYRREAVAGLRITETSWGMPLQLWVQAARLGLRIHEIAVPRLYLDPNRAFGGVLNDAEERLAYYHRVIEAAERDPLPIASVRCRCSAGVPTASACQCGRPVEPVNFSEMVS is encoded by the coding sequence ATGCGCTGGCTGACGGCGATTCCTGTTTACAACGAAGCCAAGACGGTGGAACGCGTCCTGGCCGAAGTCAAGAAATACAGCCCGGATATTCTGTGCATCAACGACGGATCGAGCGATGGCACAGCCGACATTCTCGAGCGGCAAACTGGGATTCACCTGGTGCATCACCCGAAAAATCGGGGGTATGGTGCCGCCCTCATCACGGCATTTGACTATCTGTTGCAGCACGATTACGACGTGCTGGTAACGATGGACTGTGATGGTCAGCATGAGCCGAATCGGATTCCGGTGCTGCTTGAAGCGATGCACTCGGATATCGATATCGTCTCCAGCAGTCGGTACTTGCGCGATTTTCGCCAAGATACGCCCGCGCCCACGGATCGTCGATTTATCAATCGGCAGATTACCGAAGAAATCAACGAACGCTACGGATTGAATATCACCGATGCGTTCTGCGGCTTCAAAGCCTATCGACGCGAGGCCGTCGCGGGGCTGCGAATCACCGAAACCAGTTGGGGCATGCCGTTGCAATTGTGGGTGCAGGCAGCCCGGTTGGGGTTGCGGATCCACGAAATTGCCGTCCCGCGACTCTATTTGGACCCGAATCGTGCCTTCGGTGGTGTGCTCAACGATGCCGAGGAGCGATTGGCGTACTATCATCGCGTCATCGAAGCCGCCGAACGGGATCCGCTTCCCATCGCGTCGGTCCGTTGTCGCTGCTCGGCGGGCGTACCCACCGCGTCGGCGTGTCAGTGTGGTCGGCCGGTTGAGCCGGTGAATTTTTCGGAGATGGTTTCTTGA
- a CDS encoding SPOR domain-containing protein codes for MDRRNFLLTAGLTWLGSNGVAWAQDVPSLSSIAPAPHPYAITPAAGKWMVLINSYMGPKAPMMAEEFCTVLRRDYRLPAYLYNRGGEEREREKARIAALRAQQEAFFKQLNTEVVPGRIRTVRIEEQYAVLVGGFPDMEAARKALDQIRKLPPPKQTHLLDSTMIATNADEKTKGEVLQTAYLNPFLSGFVVPNPTAPKDVDPDAGKPDPILKDLNRGERYSVLNCKKEWTMVVKVYHAPAVVQSRGTSGDFVKKLFGGKSNETLNAIAKQAVSLAEFLRGFKPQGYEAYVLHTAYSSIVCVGQYDSPQDAQFAQTAKTLGGMKLGSIDQLMINPLPMRVPRFE; via the coding sequence ATGGATCGTCGGAATTTTCTGCTGACGGCCGGTCTGACCTGGTTGGGCAGCAATGGCGTCGCTTGGGCACAAGACGTGCCATCGCTCAGTTCCATCGCACCGGCACCGCATCCCTATGCGATCACACCCGCCGCTGGCAAGTGGATGGTACTCATCAATTCGTACATGGGTCCGAAAGCGCCCATGATGGCCGAAGAATTCTGCACGGTGTTGCGCCGCGATTATCGCCTCCCCGCATACTTGTACAACCGTGGCGGAGAAGAACGCGAACGCGAAAAAGCCCGCATTGCCGCCTTGCGTGCCCAACAAGAAGCCTTCTTCAAGCAGTTGAATACCGAAGTCGTGCCGGGGCGCATCCGCACCGTGCGAATCGAAGAACAATACGCCGTGCTGGTGGGCGGATTCCCCGACATGGAAGCGGCCCGCAAAGCCCTCGACCAGATCCGCAAACTGCCCCCGCCGAAGCAAACCCACTTGCTCGATTCGACGATGATCGCCACCAATGCAGACGAAAAGACCAAAGGCGAAGTCCTGCAAACGGCCTACCTGAATCCGTTCTTATCCGGATTTGTGGTGCCCAACCCGACGGCACCGAAAGATGTCGATCCCGACGCCGGCAAGCCCGATCCGATTCTGAAGGATCTCAACCGCGGCGAACGCTATAGCGTGCTCAATTGCAAAAAAGAATGGACGATGGTCGTAAAGGTGTACCATGCACCGGCCGTGGTTCAGTCACGCGGCACGAGCGGCGATTTCGTGAAGAAGCTGTTCGGCGGCAAGTCCAACGAAACGCTCAACGCCATCGCCAAACAAGCGGTCAGCCTCGCCGAATTCCTACGCGGCTTCAAGCCGCAGGGCTACGAAGCCTATGTGCTGCACACGGCCTATTCCAGCATCGTCTGCGTCGGCCAATACGACTCCCCGCAAGACGCCCAATTCGCCCAAACCGCCAAAACCCTCGGTGGCATGAAACTTGGCTCCATCGATCAACTGATGATTAATCCGTTGCCGATGCGCGTGCCCCGATTCGAGTGA
- a CDS encoding WD40 repeat domain-containing serine/threonine protein kinase, whose translation MTAKRQNPWDGATTVDRFGESALYESATSPNIDGYELLDVLGRGGMGVVYRARQVQLDRQVALKVILNGAHAEPMQRERFQREAMTVAALSHPNIIRIYEVGEYSGLPYLALELVEGGSLADRLDGTPWPAKPAAKLIETLARAMHHAHEEGIVHRDLKPANILLQSSLPGSANRSAQESVTLSAKSLDDQPKITDFGLAKRFDATLEDSPRPGTHTGAVLGTPNYMSPEQASGHHREHGPHSDIYSLGAILYELLTGRPPFAGESAVETIMQVMMGDALPPRMLHPRLARDLDTICLKCLQKDPRKRYSSAAELADDLARFQAGKPILARPIGRIERTMKWAKRHPAIAVSSVLGTLVLLGALALTLWVNVELRQANDREQARANQARQAQDAAVRASHEAESRRLEAEQARKAAEDQSQIAREEATKSRRSLFALQLAQIAALHDRDSGLALEWLNDPRRCPPDLRDFTWHYWQARCQRKLAECIGHTGPVNGVQILPGERGMLSISWDGTARLWDMRGQCHAIFQGHDGLVLALAVSGDGWSFVTGGEDRTVMLWSIPLSLRQNLRDGIRPNGAIPVVRPLAIGRGHRDMVRAVVVDRQVPQVLSTGADGTVQLWRLPAYLESSQLGESSLLAGAVTGMLGYQRLPLEWHPIQTVLQGLPRVWAMDLSRDGQLLLLGCDDRQARVYQRVPKGFVLHRSLMHEFPVQGAAFTPDGQTIATFAQSGSTAIWLWNTADGQRLRTLTGHVGPIVSMSFSGSGKWLASGSFDRTLRIWEVDSGRERSMIRGHGERLRSVAFSPEQNRVVTGGMDHRICLWQPLASDVDPTQLPGGGERTVAIVDGSQRWIMTARPNGMVDLVGLDWDGRSLQRTPHPYAKALLLGHTGPVNALAVHPNHRWAATAGQDGLIRIWDLANLQPGPPERIATLRPVRQLRMEGGVIRDLRFAQDGEWLWAAGDGGVSRWKVGGQVNGWQPTPLATPIVGRVKGVQLIPGPTPRLAIITDRSVRVHDSATGEMLTESLSPGDGELTALTVIHHQILTGDADGKMIRWEWAENPNRLTAKLEMTGHGEAIVQLLPSLDGETVISASRDRTVRCWDLVIGLERGEFSGHTEGVLAVGWLPMPDGSLGLLSLGRDGSLRFWPGMTGMAGPVVLP comes from the coding sequence ATGACTGCGAAACGTCAAAATCCCTGGGATGGTGCCACCACGGTGGATCGCTTCGGCGAGTCGGCGCTGTACGAGTCGGCGACTTCTCCCAATATCGACGGCTACGAATTGCTGGATGTGCTGGGTCGCGGCGGCATGGGGGTGGTTTACCGCGCCCGACAGGTGCAGTTGGATCGGCAAGTGGCGCTGAAGGTGATTCTCAACGGTGCCCATGCCGAGCCGATGCAGCGCGAGCGGTTCCAACGCGAAGCCATGACCGTGGCGGCGTTATCGCATCCGAACATCATTCGCATCTATGAAGTGGGCGAATATAGCGGGCTGCCGTATCTCGCGCTCGAATTGGTCGAGGGCGGATCGCTGGCGGATCGGCTGGATGGCACGCCGTGGCCCGCAAAACCGGCGGCGAAGCTGATTGAGACATTGGCCCGTGCGATGCACCATGCCCACGAAGAAGGGATTGTCCACCGCGATTTGAAGCCCGCGAATATCTTGCTGCAATCGAGTCTGCCCGGCAGCGCGAATCGGAGTGCGCAAGAGTCGGTGACGCTGTCGGCGAAATCGCTCGACGATCAGCCCAAAATCACCGATTTCGGTTTGGCCAAGCGGTTCGATGCCACCCTGGAAGATTCGCCGCGACCGGGCACGCACACCGGCGCGGTGCTGGGCACGCCGAACTACATGTCGCCGGAACAGGCATCGGGGCACCACCGGGAACATGGTCCGCATTCGGATATTTATTCGCTGGGCGCGATTCTGTACGAATTGCTGACGGGTCGGCCCCCCTTCGCAGGGGAATCGGCGGTGGAAACCATCATGCAAGTCATGATGGGGGATGCGTTACCGCCGCGCATGCTGCATCCGCGATTGGCACGGGATCTGGATACGATTTGCCTGAAATGTCTGCAAAAAGATCCCCGCAAACGCTATTCCTCGGCAGCGGAGTTGGCCGACGATTTGGCGAGATTCCAAGCCGGTAAGCCGATTCTGGCGCGTCCCATTGGCCGCATCGAACGCACGATGAAATGGGCGAAGCGGCACCCAGCGATTGCGGTGAGTTCCGTGCTGGGGACGCTGGTGCTACTGGGGGCGTTGGCCCTGACATTGTGGGTGAACGTGGAGCTGCGGCAGGCCAACGACCGGGAGCAGGCGCGAGCCAATCAAGCCCGGCAAGCGCAAGATGCCGCCGTGCGGGCATCTCACGAGGCGGAATCGCGCCGACTCGAAGCCGAGCAAGCGCGAAAGGCCGCCGAGGATCAATCCCAGATTGCCCGCGAAGAAGCGACCAAATCCAGACGCAGTCTGTTTGCCTTGCAACTGGCGCAGATTGCCGCACTCCACGACCGCGATTCGGGATTGGCCCTGGAATGGCTGAACGATCCGCGACGCTGTCCGCCGGATTTGCGGGATTTCACCTGGCATTATTGGCAGGCCCGCTGTCAACGCAAACTCGCCGAGTGCATCGGGCATACCGGGCCGGTCAACGGTGTGCAAATTCTGCCCGGCGAGCGCGGCATGCTCAGCATCAGCTGGGATGGCACCGCCCGATTGTGGGACATGCGGGGCCAGTGTCACGCGATTTTTCAGGGGCATGATGGGCTGGTGCTGGCGCTGGCGGTCAGTGGGGACGGCTGGTCGTTTGTCACCGGCGGCGAAGATCGCACGGTCATGTTGTGGTCGATTCCCCTCTCGCTGCGGCAGAATCTGCGCGATGGAATCCGCCCGAATGGGGCAATTCCGGTCGTGCGACCGCTGGCGATTGGGCGCGGGCACCGCGACATGGTGCGGGCGGTGGTCGTCGATCGTCAGGTGCCGCAGGTACTCAGCACCGGCGCGGATGGCACCGTGCAACTGTGGCGATTGCCCGCGTATTTGGAATCGTCGCAACTCGGCGAATCGAGTCTGCTGGCGGGAGCGGTCACCGGCATGCTCGGCTATCAACGGCTGCCGTTGGAATGGCATCCCATTCAGACCGTGCTCCAGGGATTGCCCCGCGTATGGGCCATGGATTTATCTCGGGATGGACAATTGTTGCTCCTGGGATGCGACGATCGGCAAGCCCGCGTGTATCAACGGGTGCCCAAGGGATTTGTCTTGCATCGGTCGTTGATGCATGAATTTCCCGTGCAGGGGGCCGCATTCACCCCTGATGGGCAGACGATCGCCACCTTCGCGCAGTCTGGCAGTACGGCAATTTGGCTGTGGAATACCGCCGATGGACAGCGATTGCGAACGCTCACCGGGCATGTCGGGCCGATTGTGAGTATGTCATTTTCCGGGTCGGGGAAGTGGCTGGCCAGCGGCAGTTTCGATCGCACGCTGCGAATCTGGGAGGTCGATTCCGGCCGCGAACGCAGCATGATTCGCGGGCATGGCGAGCGGCTTCGCAGTGTCGCGTTTTCCCCGGAGCAAAATCGAGTCGTCACCGGCGGGATGGATCACCGCATCTGCTTGTGGCAGCCATTGGCGTCGGATGTCGATCCCACGCAACTGCCCGGCGGCGGCGAACGAACCGTGGCGATCGTCGATGGGTCGCAACGCTGGATCATGACCGCGCGGCCCAACGGTATGGTCGATCTGGTGGGACTCGATTGGGATGGGCGAAGTTTGCAGCGCACGCCGCATCCGTATGCGAAAGCGCTGTTGCTGGGACATACCGGCCCGGTGAATGCGTTGGCGGTGCATCCGAATCATCGCTGGGCGGCGACGGCGGGGCAGGATGGACTGATCCGCATTTGGGATCTGGCGAATCTCCAGCCCGGGCCACCGGAACGAATCGCCACGCTGCGACCGGTGCGGCAATTGCGTATGGAAGGCGGCGTGATCCGCGATTTGCGATTCGCCCAAGATGGCGAGTGGCTGTGGGCGGCGGGCGATGGCGGCGTGTCTCGTTGGAAAGTTGGGGGGCAAGTCAACGGGTGGCAGCCGACGCCGCTGGCGACGCCGATTGTCGGGCGGGTCAAGGGGGTGCAACTCATCCCCGGCCCAACGCCGCGATTGGCGATCATCACCGATCGCAGCGTTCGCGTGCATGATTCCGCCACCGGTGAAATGCTCACGGAATCGCTGTCGCCGGGCGATGGCGAATTGACCGCGCTGACGGTGATCCATCACCAGATTCTCACCGGCGATGCGGATGGGAAAATGATTCGCTGGGAGTGGGCGGAGAATCCCAATCGACTCACGGCGAAGCTGGAGATGACCGGCCACGGCGAGGCGATTGTGCAACTGTTGCCCAGTCTGGACGGTGAAACGGTGATTAGCGCCAGCCGAGACCGAACGGTGCGCTGCTGGGACTTGGTGATTGGTCTGGAGCGGGGCGAATTCAGCGGGCACACGGAGGGGGTGCTGGCCGTCGGCTGGCTGCCCATGCCAGATGGCTCGCTGGGGCTACTCAGCCTGGGACGGGATGGTAGCCTGCGATTTTGGCCGGGAATGACGGGCATGGCCGGCCCGGTGGTGCTTCCATGA
- a CDS encoding tetratricopeptide repeat protein encodes MRNGLLSLLMLGIVTAPGFGQIITQSTFGVQSGIGFSVQRRNFSLSGYLGRRNQTTITVAGGYTPVYYPPPAFVPGLLPVVPGYGPVLGPVGGFYPNPGWIAPVIVPPPVVVVPPPVIVFAGHNDRAERFEPRIDDPVVPKVDPAKFDVIMPRKKPANPPGALAGMEPGFQKRPAPALAIEPAPNANPRLEAERQLQLARAAFQEQMYGRAAERANRALQLDPELAEAQFLVGQAQFALGDFTEATRTLADGATRFANWPNRAESLAKLFQAAPDRLEVRMRDLRTDLERDLANPALNFLLAHQQWFQGDREAATARFRRLMPLVDDSTGIQRFLEAMPPVIR; translated from the coding sequence ATGCGAAACGGATTGCTTAGCCTATTGATGCTCGGCATCGTGACGGCTCCCGGATTCGGGCAGATCATCACGCAATCAACCTTCGGCGTTCAATCCGGGATTGGATTCTCGGTTCAACGTCGGAATTTTTCGCTCTCCGGTTATCTGGGACGTCGCAACCAAACGACGATTACCGTTGCGGGCGGATATACCCCCGTATACTATCCGCCCCCGGCGTTTGTCCCCGGCCTGCTCCCGGTGGTTCCCGGGTATGGGCCGGTTCTTGGACCAGTGGGCGGATTCTACCCGAATCCCGGGTGGATTGCCCCCGTGATTGTTCCCCCGCCGGTGGTGGTTGTGCCTCCACCGGTGATCGTTTTTGCGGGTCATAACGATCGTGCCGAACGATTCGAGCCGCGAATCGACGATCCGGTGGTTCCGAAGGTCGATCCGGCGAAATTCGATGTCATCATGCCTCGCAAAAAACCGGCCAATCCGCCGGGCGCACTCGCGGGGATGGAACCGGGGTTTCAGAAACGCCCCGCCCCGGCGTTGGCCATCGAACCCGCCCCGAATGCCAACCCGCGATTGGAAGCCGAGCGCCAATTGCAACTGGCCCGCGCTGCGTTCCAGGAACAAATGTACGGCCGCGCCGCCGAACGGGCGAACCGGGCACTGCAATTGGATCCAGAATTAGCGGAAGCGCAATTCCTGGTCGGCCAAGCCCAATTTGCGCTGGGCGATTTTACCGAGGCCACGCGGACACTCGCCGATGGTGCCACCCGATTTGCCAATTGGCCAAATCGCGCCGAATCGCTGGCGAAACTGTTTCAAGCGGCCCCGGATCGGCTCGAAGTCCGCATGCGCGACTTACGCACCGATTTGGAACGCGATTTGGCGAATCCGGCGTTGAACTTCCTGCTGGCCCATCAACAATGGTTCCAGGGCGACCGCGAGGCCGCGACAGCCCGATTTCGTCGATTGATGCCCCTGGTGGACGATTCCACCGGCATCCAACGCTTTCTGGAGGCGATGCCACCGGTGATTCGCTAA
- a CDS encoding ABC-F family ATP-binding cassette domain-containing protein — protein sequence MLVMSCKDLSRAYDKGPLFEGLSFELFHGERVGLVGPNGAGKTTLMRILAGQDQSDTGEVKLHAGARLRILDQQAEFAPGRTLIEEARSAFDELLAAQDELIRVGEALAEAKTEIEQKSLFARFERLNELLSHNDAYTLDHKIEQVLAGLNFKKADFDREVRSFSGGQQRRLLLAKLLLAGPDVMLLDEPSNHLDIDTVRWLEGYLIAQSQAMIIVSHDRYFLNKVTTKTFELHNRRISSYPGNYDAYVKLRAERYEQELKAYESQREYIEKQEEYIRRVNYGQLAKQAQSRQKQLDKLEIVEKPTLVSGPNISFGEVMRTGDVVFEAIDLTKRYGDRTLFERLSFAMQRGKRLGIMGPNGCGKTTLLKIMLGKEQPTSGTIKRGHLVTPGYLDQHLKLLDEEKSVIRAVWPIPDPDLTEQKMRDLLGRFGLSGPIVEQKIGELSGGERSRAALARLVVEEANVLILDEPTNHLDIWACDSLEEALRNFEGSVIVVSHDRYFLNRVCDLLIVFEPNKAQLVYGNYDTYELLRAAQEAAAAEEARRQAAKATPESSSNSAPTNAKPAKRKRKFPYRKVEDIEADIATQETEVIRLEALLADTDIYRDPNKLTATMQAVETTKNKLAELYLHWEEASELN from the coding sequence ATGCTGGTGATGAGCTGCAAGGATTTGTCCCGTGCGTATGACAAAGGCCCCCTCTTCGAGGGATTGTCGTTTGAACTCTTTCATGGCGAACGGGTCGGATTAGTCGGTCCAAACGGCGCGGGCAAAACGACGTTGATGCGCATTCTCGCGGGTCAGGATCAATCCGACACCGGAGAAGTGAAGTTGCATGCCGGCGCACGCCTGCGCATTCTCGATCAACAGGCGGAATTCGCCCCCGGTCGCACGCTCATTGAAGAGGCCCGCAGCGCATTCGATGAGTTGCTCGCCGCTCAAGACGAACTCATCCGCGTGGGCGAAGCACTCGCCGAGGCCAAAACCGAAATCGAACAGAAATCGTTGTTCGCCCGCTTTGAACGGCTCAACGAATTGCTGTCGCATAACGACGCCTACACGCTGGATCACAAAATCGAACAGGTGCTCGCCGGCCTGAATTTCAAGAAAGCCGATTTCGATCGCGAAGTCCGCTCCTTCTCCGGGGGCCAACAGCGGCGATTGCTGCTGGCCAAACTGCTGCTCGCCGGGCCGGATGTCATGCTGCTGGACGAGCCGAGCAACCACCTGGATATTGACACGGTTCGCTGGCTGGAAGGCTACCTGATCGCGCAATCGCAGGCGATGATTATCGTCAGCCACGATCGGTATTTCCTGAACAAAGTCACCACCAAAACCTTCGAGCTGCACAACCGCCGAATCAGCAGTTACCCCGGCAATTACGATGCCTACGTGAAACTGCGAGCGGAACGCTACGAGCAGGAACTGAAAGCCTACGAATCGCAGCGCGAATACATCGAAAAGCAAGAAGAATACATCCGCCGCGTCAATTACGGGCAGTTGGCCAAACAAGCGCAATCCCGCCAGAAGCAGCTCGACAAATTGGAAATTGTCGAAAAGCCGACCCTGGTTTCCGGGCCGAATATCTCGTTTGGCGAGGTGATGCGGACCGGCGATGTCGTCTTCGAGGCGATCGATCTCACCAAGCGATACGGCGATCGCACGCTGTTTGAGCGGCTCAGTTTCGCCATGCAGCGCGGCAAGCGACTGGGCATCATGGGCCCCAACGGTTGCGGCAAAACCACCCTGCTGAAAATCATGCTCGGCAAAGAGCAACCGACCTCCGGCACCATCAAGCGCGGCCACCTCGTCACGCCGGGATATCTCGATCAGCATTTGAAGCTGCTGGACGAAGAAAAATCCGTCATTCGCGCCGTCTGGCCGATTCCCGACCCCGATCTGACTGAACAGAAGATGCGCGATCTGCTGGGGCGATTCGGACTCTCTGGGCCGATCGTCGAGCAGAAAATCGGCGAACTTTCCGGCGGGGAACGCAGCCGCGCCGCACTCGCCCGATTGGTCGTCGAAGAGGCGAATGTGCTGATTCTCGATGAACCAACCAACCATCTGGATATTTGGGCGTGCGATTCGCTGGAAGAAGCACTGCGCAATTTCGAGGGGTCCGTCATCGTCGTCAGCCATGATCGCTACTTCCTGAATCGGGTGTGCGATCTGCTGATCGTCTTCGAGCCGAATAAAGCGCAGCTCGTGTACGGGAATTACGACACCTACGAACTGCTGCGGGCAGCGCAAGAAGCGGCAGCGGCGGAAGAAGCTCGCCGACAAGCGGCCAAGGCTACGCCCGAATCGTCGAGCAACTCCGCCCCCACGAATGCGAAACCAGCCAAGCGCAAGCGAAAATTCCCGTATCGCAAAGTCGAAGACATTGAAGCCGACATTGCCACCCAGGAAACCGAAGTGATCCGCTTGGAAGCGCTGCTCGCCGATACGGATATCTACCGCGACCCCAATAAACTCACCGCGACGATGCAAGCCGTCGAAACGACCAAAAATAAACTCGCCGAGCTGTATCTCCATTGGGAAGAAGCCAGCGAATTGAACTAA
- a CDS encoding CIA30 family protein gives MSQESNMRVVMRLSTAPVHWQVVTDRVMGGISTGILRTGPGDAGIRFEGGLSLEQGGGFSSIRSLPMPLGLGLDDRLRVRLRGDGRTYSLNVYVQPSPMAFSYRFHVATSAEWGSVEIPLREMVATSFGREQPQLGPMNASQAVAVGWMLSDKSPGAFWLEVSQIEVVREFAPRSES, from the coding sequence ATGTCTCAAGAATCGAACATGCGAGTCGTCATGCGTCTTTCGACGGCTCCAGTGCATTGGCAAGTCGTCACCGATCGCGTGATGGGTGGCATCTCCACCGGCATCCTTCGAACTGGGCCAGGCGATGCGGGGATTCGCTTCGAGGGGGGCTTGTCGCTGGAGCAGGGCGGAGGATTCTCGTCGATTCGCAGTCTACCGATGCCGTTGGGGTTGGGATTGGACGATCGCCTGCGTGTGCGATTGCGTGGCGATGGGCGGACCTACTCGCTGAATGTCTATGTGCAACCCTCACCGATGGCATTTTCGTATCGATTCCACGTGGCGACATCGGCGGAGTGGGGGAGCGTCGAGATTCCGCTGCGGGAAATGGTGGCGACATCCTTCGGACGGGAACAACCGCAACTTGGTCCGATGAACGCAAGTCAGGCCGTGGCCGTGGGTTGGATGCTCAGCGACAAATCGCCGGGCGCATTCTGGCTGGAAGTGAGCCAAATCGAAGTGGTGCGGGAGTTCGCTCCGCGTTCCGAATCGTGA
- the rph gene encoding ribonuclease PH: MSDAIVSNRPNQRCNNELRPLTFEKGFTRQASGSVLVRSGRTVVLCTCTLEANVPPFLVGKNKGWLTAEYSMLPGSTQGRKPRDKAGKVDGRSVEIQRLIGRSLRAIVNLNALGERTLWLDCDVLDADGGTRTASINGAYVAMMLALTKHAAELGPIESIVTDSVAAISVGIVDGEPRLDLEYVEDRDAEVDMNLVMTGSGRFIEVQGSGEEATFSRAQLQDLIALGEQGIAEITQLQQAALQS; this comes from the coding sequence ATGAGTGATGCGATCGTGAGTAATCGCCCCAACCAACGCTGCAATAACGAGTTGCGACCGCTGACCTTCGAAAAAGGCTTCACCCGACAAGCCTCGGGGAGTGTGTTGGTGCGGTCGGGTCGAACGGTGGTCCTCTGCACCTGCACGCTCGAAGCCAACGTGCCGCCGTTTCTGGTGGGCAAAAACAAAGGGTGGCTAACTGCGGAATACAGCATGCTGCCCGGTTCCACTCAGGGTCGCAAGCCGCGCGACAAAGCCGGCAAAGTCGATGGGCGATCGGTCGAGATTCAGCGACTCATCGGTCGCAGTCTGCGGGCCATTGTCAATCTGAATGCGCTGGGCGAGCGCACTCTGTGGCTGGATTGCGATGTGCTGGATGCCGATGGGGGCACCCGCACAGCCAGCATTAACGGCGCGTATGTGGCCATGATGCTGGCGCTCACCAAGCACGCCGCCGAGTTGGGGCCAATCGAATCGATCGTCACCGATTCCGTCGCGGCCATCAGCGTCGGCATCGTCGATGGCGAGCCACGGCTTGACCTGGAATATGTCGAAGACCGAGACGCGGAAGTCGATATGAATTTGGTCATGACCGGCAGCGGCCGATTCATCGAAGTGCAAGGTTCGGGCGAAGAGGCGACATTCAGCCGAGCGCAACTCCAAGACTTGATTGCACTTGGGGAACAGGGCATCGCCGAGATTACCCAGTTGCAACAAGCGGCCCTGCAGAGCTGA
- a CDS encoding opioid growth factor receptor-related protein has translation MTVPDQPGAFAEMWLAFYGEAGGPNASGYSLEQILAWSNDDWEFQHDFIQWLFPTNEPSRFNPDAPVLDERMIAEFRRDGTAQRRFRETFQRWLRFCGMESTETGIVFVRKPRYVWSEQNHNWLRISRVLRCLRLLGFPSEAAEFFAALQTIRSRIDEETWGYWERAAQCPMPE, from the coding sequence ATGACCGTGCCCGATCAACCGGGAGCTTTCGCGGAGATGTGGCTGGCATTTTACGGCGAGGCGGGCGGGCCAAATGCCAGCGGCTATTCGCTGGAGCAAATCCTGGCTTGGTCCAACGATGATTGGGAATTCCAGCACGATTTCATTCAATGGCTGTTTCCCACGAACGAACCTTCCCGATTCAATCCCGATGCGCCCGTATTGGACGAGCGGATGATCGCCGAATTCCGTCGCGATGGCACCGCCCAACGCCGCTTCCGCGAGACCTTCCAACGCTGGCTCCGATTCTGTGGCATGGAATCGACCGAGACGGGAATCGTCTTCGTTCGCAAACCGCGGTATGTTTGGAGCGAGCAAAATCACAATTGGCTGCGGATCAGCCGCGTGCTGCGCTGCCTGCGCTTGCTCGGATTCCCGAGCGAAGCCGCCGAATTTTTCGCCGCGTTGCAAACCATTCGCAGCCGAATCGACGAGGAGACTTGGGGCTATTGGGAACGCGCGGCCCAATGCCCCATGCCGGAATAA